Proteins co-encoded in one Malus sylvestris chromosome 7, drMalSylv7.2, whole genome shotgun sequence genomic window:
- the LOC126630021 gene encoding nascent polypeptide-associated complex subunit alpha-like protein 2 — MSPAPLVQPESVADEVNSVEQLLKSSNPNKDEDEVVVEDVKDDNDKDEDDDDEDDDEDDDDKEDGGQGGGEASKQSRSEKKSRKAMLKLGMKPVTGVSRVTIKRTKNILFFISKPDVFKSPNSDTYVIFGEAKIEDLSSQLQTQAAQQFRMPDMSSVMGKPEISAAAAGAQDEEEEEVDETGVEPRDIDLVMTQAGVSRSKAVKALKTHSGDIVSAIMELTT, encoded by the exons ATGTCACCGGCTCCACTGGTGCAACCGGAGTCCGTCGCCGACGAGGTCAACTCCGTCGAGCAGCTCCTCAAGAGCTCTAATCCG AACAAGGATGAAGACGAAGTGGTGGTTGAGGACGTGAAGGACGACAATGACAAGGACGAGGACGACGACGATGAGGACGATGACGAGGACGACGATGATAAGGAAGACGGCGGTCAAG GTGGAGGTGAGGCTTCGAAGCAGAGTAGAAGTGAGAAGAAGAGTCGAAAGGCAATGTTGAAGCTTGGTATGAAGCCTGTAACGGGCGTTAGTAGGGTTACCATCAAGAGGACCAAAAAC ATACTATTTTTCATCTCGAAACCTGATGTGTTCAAGAGTCCGAACTCTGACACCTATGTCATATTTGGCGAGGCCAAGATCGAGGATTTGAGCTCTCAGCTGCAGACACAGGCTGCTCAGCAGTTCAGGATGCCAGACATGAGTTCTGTGATGGGGAAACCAGAGATTTCGGCCGCAGCTGCTGGAGCTCAGgacgaagaagaggaagaggtggATGAAACCGGGGTGGAACCTAGGGACATTGATTTGGTCATGACACAGGCTGGGGTATCGAGGAGCAAGGCCGTCAAGGCACTCAAGACTCACAGCGGGGACATTGTCAGCGCTATCATGGAGCTCACCACTTAA
- the LOC126630022 gene encoding nascent polypeptide-associated complex subunit alpha-like protein 2: MSPAPLVQPEAGAAVEEVLSAEQLLKNSNQNKEEEEVVVEDVKDDDNDDDDEEDDDDEDKEDGGQDGNESSKQSRSEKKSRKAMLKLGMKPVTGVSRVTIKKTKNIIFVISKPDAFKSPNSDTYVIFGEAKIEDLSSQLQTQAAQQFRMPDMSSVMGKPEISGAAAGPQADEEEEEVDETGVEPKDIDLVMTQAGVSRSKAVKALKTHSGDIVSAIMELTT, from the exons ATGTCACCGGCTCCACTGGTTCAGCCAGAGGCCGGCGCCGCCGTCGAAGAGGTTCTCTCCGCTGAACAGCTCCTCAAGAACTCTAATCAG aacaaggaagaagaggaagtcgTGGTCGAGGACGTCAAGGACGACGACAATGACGACGACGACGAGGAGGATGACGACGACGAAGACAAGGAAGACGGCGGTCAAG ATGGAAATGAGTCATCGAAACAGAGCAGAAGCGAGAAGAAGAGTCGGAAGGCAATGCTGAAGCTGGGTATGAAGCCTGTTACTGGTGTTAGCAGGGTGACAATCAAGAAGACCAAAAAC ATAATATTTGTCATATCGAAACCTGATGCCTTCAAGAGTCCAAACTCTGATACCTATGTCATATTTGGCGAGGCCAAGATCGAGGATTTGAGCTCTCAGCTGCAGACACAGGCTGCCCAGCAGTTCAGGATGCCGGACATGAGTTCTGTGATGGGAAAACCAGAGATTTCTGGAGCAGCTGCTGGACCTCAGGCagatgaagaagaggaagaggttgATGAAACCGGGGTGGAACCTAAGGACATTGATTTGGTCATGACACAAGCTGGGGTGTCAAGGAGCAAGGCCGTCAAGGCTCTCAAGACACACAGCGGGGACATTGTCAGCGCTATCATGGAACTCACCACTTAA